One genomic region from Candidatus Poribacteria bacterium encodes:
- a CDS encoding LamG domain-containing protein: MFLVKNVRISLASFVVVFLLAALPSFAKIDPDTIMGMWLFDEGKGNVATDSSEHGNDGEIHGAKWVDGKFGKALEFDGASNWVEVPHSDTVGFKAGVSFTIICHFKGTKVAGALVGKNYEDTSQALPWYLLWNGGGDNKVTLYLRDSASTSFRADGTTEIGDDKWHFVVGRADTSTGKASIWIDGEMEAETDFNEKDGYGTGEGVFHIGRHYDRYTAGIIDDVAIFSVALEEEDMNELMDNGVETAAAVDPVNKLATTWGRIKNR; this comes from the coding sequence ATGTTTTTGGTTAAAAATGTGCGAATATCGCTCGCGAGTTTTGTGGTAGTCTTTTTACTGGCAGCACTACCCAGTTTTGCGAAGATTGACCCCGATACTATTATGGGAATGTGGCTCTTTGACGAGGGAAAGGGTAATGTTGCTACGGATTCGTCAGAGCATGGAAACGACGGTGAAATCCACGGTGCGAAATGGGTTGATGGGAAATTTGGAAAAGCACTTGAATTTGATGGTGCCAGCAATTGGGTTGAAGTTCCACACTCGGACACTGTCGGATTTAAGGCGGGTGTCTCCTTCACGATCATCTGCCATTTCAAAGGCACCAAGGTCGCCGGCGCGCTTGTTGGCAAAAACTACGAGGATACATCACAGGCGCTCCCGTGGTATCTACTCTGGAACGGAGGTGGCGATAACAAGGTGACCCTCTACTTACGCGACAGTGCATCAACAAGTTTCCGAGCAGATGGCACTACCGAGATTGGAGACGACAAATGGCACTTTGTCGTTGGCAGAGCCGACACAAGTACGGGTAAGGCTTCGATATGGATAGATGGCGAAATGGAAGCCGAGACTGATTTCAATGAAAAGGACGGGTACGGCACGGGTGAAGGCGTATTTCATATTGGACGGCACTATGACCGGTATACTGCAGGCATCATCGACGACGTTGCTATCTTCAGTGTTGCTTTGGAAGAAGAGGATATGAACGAGCTCATGGACAACGGCGTTGAAACCGCCGCCGCAGTTGACCCTGTGAACAAATTGGCAACGACGTGGGGCAGAATAAAAAACAGATAA